In Candidatus Pantoea floridensis, the genomic window ATGCTGCGTAAGACATTCCGCCTTTACGGCGTAGACAATGTTATCGTGAGCATCTCGCGAGGCAATCTTCAGCTAAATCCAGCCATTAGCGTTGAAGTTATGACATCCTCAGCCAATCTTTTACCTGATATTGTCATCAATACACCGGATACCTTCTCCACCGCGGATAATTTCTCGTTAAGTACAACCTTCTGGTATCTCGCCAGCGCAATATTATTGAGCCTGGCTTTTTTACTGATGATATTCACGTTTTATGACGGATTGGCTGCGTCAGCCATAACGTTGACACATTTACATCAGGAGCAATGTGAATTATCTGTAGAAGAAGAGATGTTGGCGACATTTAATCAAACTGCCTATGTCAAAAATTTTAATACCGTGCGAAAAAACCTCAATGTTGAGTGTTTACCTGGCCGGAAATTTATTTTCTTCTATGGGGATAAATTGCAAAAGCAAGGTCTTGGTCGCGTTTTCTTAGCCCACTGTGCTAAACAGAGAGGGAATGACTTCAGCTACTGCGATAGCTATTTCTATTATTCATGGAATCCTACATGAAAAT contains:
- a CDS encoding winged helix-turn-helix domain-containing protein, which codes for MRYTLNACLIFDAVDGTLTPCDSATSESHLSVTASTLLLFFLQNTGVVNRDEVLKRVWDDNGHTSSNSNLNQYLSMLRKTFRLYGVDNVIVSISRGNLQLNPAISVEVMTSSANLLPDIVINTPDTFSTADNFSLSTTFWYLASAILLSLAFLLMIFTFYDGLAASAITLTHLHQEQCELSVEEEMLATFNQTAYVKNFNTVRKNLNVECLPGRKFIFFYGDKLQKQGLGRVFLAHCAKQRGNDFSYCDSYFYYSWNPT